A single genomic interval of Peribacillus sp. FSL H8-0477 harbors:
- a CDS encoding 5' nucleotidase, NT5C type, whose product MKKRFGIDIDGTITRPDTMVPYLNKAFNMALTYEEINTYDLNPFVDVSPSEFAAWFHDSEPMIYSESLLVDGARECLEKFEQYADLYFISARRKDLIDVTETWFSTNELRYHQIDLIGSHDKIAMAKKLKIDLFFEDKHDNAVTISEECQIPVILFNTPYNLGPVPEQVIRVNHWFEARRWVENWLKDTKMPE is encoded by the coding sequence ATGAAGAAGCGATTTGGAATTGATATTGATGGCACGATTACGCGGCCAGATACGATGGTACCTTATCTCAATAAAGCATTTAATATGGCGTTAACGTATGAAGAAATAAATACATATGATTTAAATCCGTTTGTGGATGTTTCTCCCTCGGAGTTTGCTGCTTGGTTTCATGATTCAGAACCGATGATTTATTCGGAATCTCTTTTGGTGGATGGTGCAAGGGAATGTTTGGAGAAATTTGAGCAGTATGCTGATCTTTATTTTATCAGCGCTCGCAGGAAAGATTTGATTGATGTCACAGAAACCTGGTTTTCAACGAATGAACTTCGCTATCACCAAATCGACTTAATTGGGTCGCACGATAAGATTGCAATGGCTAAGAAGCTTAAGATTGATTTGTTTTTTGAGGACAAGCATGACAATGCTGTAACGATTTCCGAGGAATGTCAGATCCCCGTTATTTTATTTAATACCCCATATAATCTAGGTCCTGTTCCAGAGCAAGTCATCCGCGTCAACCATTGGTTCGAAGCACGTAGATGGGTAGAGAACTGGCTGAAGGACACAAAAATGCCTGAATGA
- a CDS encoding Fur family transcriptional regulator produces MNVSRAMEVLKEEGYKHTGKREEMLEFFSASDKYLTAKDVLEKMKENYPGLSFDTIYRNLSLFVDLGIFEMTDLAGEKHFRFTCGHKDHHHHFICMECGKTKEIDACPMNGLKENLQDYEVSGHKFEIYGRCPQCRLVV; encoded by the coding sequence ATGAATGTTTCTAGAGCTATGGAAGTATTGAAAGAAGAAGGTTATAAGCATACCGGCAAGCGCGAAGAGATGTTAGAATTTTTTTCGGCGAGCGATAAATACTTAACGGCAAAAGATGTGCTTGAGAAAATGAAGGAAAACTATCCGGGGTTAAGTTTTGATACGATTTATCGAAATTTATCATTGTTCGTGGACCTAGGTATTTTTGAAATGACGGACTTGGCCGGAGAAAAGCACTTTCGTTTTACCTGCGGACATAAGGACCATCACCATCACTTTATCTGTATGGAATGCGGGAAAACAAAAGAAATTGATGCGTGCCCGATGAATGGACTTAAGGAAAATCTTCAGGATTATGAGGTTTCGGGGCATAAGTTCGAAATATATGGCCGCTGTCCACAATGCAGATTAGTAGTATAA
- a CDS encoding metal ABC transporter permease, producing the protein MISAILDYEFLQNAFLTGIIIGALAPMIGVFVVVRRMSMIADALSHVALAGIAFSLLLEKSFVSLAGLNPLYLGMGFSVGGSLFIEKLRSVYKNYQELAIPIILSGGIGLTAIFISVADGFNADLFGYLFGSVSAVSRTDLWLIVGVALSVVVIFFFLYKELFLLSFDEEHAKASGLPVKAIHFIFIVMVALVIAASMRIVGVLLVSSLMTIPVAASLRFAKGFKQMITYSVVFGEISVIGGLVLSYYLDLAPGGTIVLIAVLILIASILFDKYKTRFA; encoded by the coding sequence ATGATTTCGGCTATACTGGACTATGAATTTTTGCAAAATGCATTCCTTACGGGGATTATCATCGGAGCACTGGCTCCTATGATTGGTGTGTTTGTTGTCGTGCGGCGCATGTCAATGATTGCCGATGCATTGAGCCATGTTGCCCTAGCGGGGATTGCATTTAGCCTCCTCTTGGAAAAAAGCTTTGTTTCTTTAGCGGGCTTAAATCCACTTTATCTGGGGATGGGTTTCTCTGTTGGAGGTTCGCTTTTTATTGAAAAATTGAGAAGTGTATATAAAAATTATCAGGAACTTGCCATTCCTATTATTTTATCAGGCGGAATTGGACTGACCGCCATCTTTATTTCCGTTGCTGATGGTTTTAATGCCGATCTTTTCGGTTATCTATTTGGAAGTGTTAGTGCAGTAAGCCGCACTGATTTATGGCTAATTGTAGGGGTTGCACTTAGTGTAGTCGTTATTTTCTTTTTCTTATATAAAGAACTCTTTTTATTATCATTTGATGAAGAACACGCTAAAGCCTCAGGATTACCTGTTAAAGCCATTCATTTTATCTTTATCGTTATGGTCGCATTGGTCATTGCTGCATCCATGAGGATTGTAGGTGTTCTTCTCGTATCGTCCCTAATGACTATCCCTGTTGCGGCAAGTCTCCGTTTTGCAAAAGGATTTAAGCAAATGATTACGTACTCTGTTGTCTTTGGGGAGATCTCCGTTATTGGCGGTTTAGTTTTATCCTATTATCTAGATTTGGCGCCGGGCGGAACGATTGTGCTCATCGCTGTCTTAATACTTATTGCTTCGATTTTGTTCGATAAATATAAAACTCGGTTTGCATAA